The Salvia miltiorrhiza cultivar Shanhuang (shh) chromosome 1, IMPLAD_Smil_shh, whole genome shotgun sequence genome has a window encoding:
- the LOC131005336 gene encoding allene oxide synthase 3-like, producing MSSVDELPLKEIPGGYGLPFFGPISDRLDFHYRQGPDEFFRARMQQHNSTVFRANAPPGPFTARNPKVVVLLDAASFQILFDTSKVEKRDVFTGTFMPSTSFTGGYRVCSYLDPSEPKHALLKGFFLSFLGRLHKELIPNFRAAATQLFADVEAELTEKGESEFNPISDRMSFDLLFRLFAGKSSYDTAAGGGGNAGLDTWLFLQLAPLITLGLKFLPNFVEDLLLHTFPLPYFPAKSGYELVHSAFREAAGELLDEAEEKGLSRDEASHNMMFVMGFNSYGGTKILFPALLKYVGGSGEELHRRLASEIRGVVEEEGGVTLAALERMSLVKSVVWETMRIEPPVQFQYGKAKEDLKISSHVATYVVKKGETIFGYQPFATRDPVIFVNPDEFVPDRFLDGGEKLLKYVYWSNGRETDSPTADNKQCPAKDMVVVLGRMMLVELFMRYETFSVEFGKLLLGSSVTIKSLTNPK from the coding sequence ATGTCTTCAGTCGACGAGCTCCCACTGAAAGAAATCCCCGGCGGCTACGGCCTCCCATTCTTCGGACCGATATCGGACCGCCTCGACTTCCACTACCGTCAGGGCCCGGACGAGTTCTTCCGGGCCCGAATGCAGCAGCACAACTCCACCGTCTTCCGGGCCAACGCCCCGCCCGGCCCGTTCACCGCCCGAAACCCTAAAGTCGTCGTCCTCCTCGACGCCGCGAGCTTCCAGATCCTCTTCGACACGTCCAAGGTCGAGAAGCGGGACGTCTTCACCGGCACCTTCATGCCGTCTACTAGCTTCACCGGCGGCTACCGCGTCTGCTCCTACCTCGACCCCTCCGAGCCCAAGCACGCCCTCCTCAAGGGCTTCTTCCTCTCTTTTCTCGGCAGATTGCACAAGGAATTGATCCCGAACTTCCGCGCCGCCGCTACGCAGCTCTTTGCCGACGTCGAGGCTGAGCTCACCGAGAAAGGGGAGTCGGAATTCAACCCGATCAGCGACAGGATGTCGTTCGATCTCTTGTTCCGTTTATTCGCCGGCAAGAGCTCGTACGACACCGccgcaggcggcggcggcaatgCCGGCCTCGACACGTGGCTGTTTCTGCAGCTGGCTCCATTGATCACGCTAGGGTTGAAGTTCCTCCCTAATTTCGTCGAGGATTTGCTACTCCACACGTTCCCGCTGCCGTATTTTCCAGCGAAATCGGGGTACGAGCTGGTCCACAGCGCGTTCCGGGAGGCTGCCGGAGAGTTGCTGGACGAGGCGGAGGAGAAGGGTTTGAGTAGGGATGAGGCTTCTCACAACATGATGTTTGTGATGGGCTTTAACTCCTATGGCGGGACGAAGATTCTCTTCCCGGCTTTGTTGAAGTACGTCGGCGGCAGCGGGGAGGAGTTGCACCGCCGCCTCGCCAGCGAGATCCGGGGGGTCGTGGAGGAGGAGGGCGGCGTGACTCTGGCGGCGCTGGAGAGGATGAGTCTGGTGAAATCTGTGGTATGGGAGACGATGAGGattgaaccgccggttcagttTCAATATGGCAAGGCTAAAGAGGATTTGAAAATTTCGAGCCACGTGGCAACTTACGTGGTCAAAAAGGGGGAGACCATATTCGGGTACCAACCCTTTGCGACGAGGGATCCCGTGATTTTCGTAAACCCGGACGAGTTCGTGCCTGATAGGTTCTTGGACGGGGGCGAAAAGTTATTAAAGTACGTGTATTGGTCTAACGGGAGAGAGACGGACAGCCCGACGGCGGACAACAAGCAATGTCCGGCGAAGGATATGGTGGTGGTGCTGGGGAGGATGATGTTGGTGGAGCTTTTCATGCGGTATGAGACGTTTAGTGTGGAATTTGGGAAGCTGCTTCTTGGTTCATCTGTCACCATCAAATCGCTCACAAACCCCAAATAG